The Fervidobacterium pennivorans DNA segment AAAATATTCCCGTGACAAAAGATGGAGAAGACTTGATTGTAAACTTTAATCCGAAGTTCTTAAATGAAGCAATAAAACACATTGATGAAAAAGAAGTAGAATTCAATTTCGTAGATAACCTTAGCCCACTTCAAATCAACCCAAGAAATGTAGAAGGATACATGTACATAGTCCTTCCTGTGAGAGCATAATTTTTTAAAGAAAGAAGGAGGTAACTTTGAGGCGAGGTTTTACTCTCATTGAGTTACTCATAGTTATGTCGATTATCGCTGCGTTGATGTCAGTTGCAACACCTTTAGGTTTGAATGCTATAGCACAAGCGAAGGCAACAAATGTTGCCGCGAATTTTCGCACACTCCAACAAGCATTAGTACAAATGATAACGTTAGAACCAAATCCTCCAAAAAATCCAGATGCAGACATTCTGCAGTACCTTTACGAGCAAAAATATATATCAACAAAGCCTTTAGGATTCGAAGTTCGGTACAACGAAGAGAGAAAAGCTTACATAATAAAGTACACTCAGAGCGACATTGATCCACTCAAAGTTAAGAACGTATACAGCTCTATAGAAATCGATGACGCTACAGGACAGCTTGTTCTCTACGTGCCGCTACCATAAGCATTTGAAGGTGAATATATGATTAAATTTGAAAATATATCGCACCAGTTTAAAGATAAAAAGGCTCTTGAGAACATAAATGGAATCATAGACGACGGAGAGGTAGTTGCAATCATCGGTGAAAACGGCAGTGGAAAAAGTACACTGCTTAATGTTGTTGCTACGTTTATAAAACCTTCGAGTGGTAAGTTAATCTACAACGATATGAATGTGTTTGAAAGAAAAGAAAATATTGAAAAATTTAGAGAACTCATCTCTTACGTATCTGAAAAAAGCACTTTTATACCAGAGCTCACTCTCAGGGACAATCTATTATATTTCAAGTCTGTTTTTAGTTCGCAAAGATGCATACACGATATAGCCATGCACGTGAAGATAGATAATCTATTAGACGAAAATCCGAACAAACTTTCAAAAGGCCAAAAACAGAGGTTCGCATTGGCGATCAGTTTGCTTAAAGATGCCAAAATCATACTTTTGGATGAACCGGCGGAAGGACTCGATATCGAAACCAAACAGATTGTGAAAGATTTGGTCAAAGAATTCAAAGAAAAAAGTTGCATAGTCTTTTATGTTACACACGATGAAGATGAATTGGAAGAAGTGTGCGATAAAATCATCGCTTTGAAAGACGGAAAAATCAAGTTTTTCGGGACCGTTGACGAGTTTTGGAAAACCTATGAAAAGTTTTATTCGGTAACCTTCGAACCGCCTGAGAATCCCGGTAAGAAATTGACTCGTATCATGAACATAGATGAGCTGAAAATAGCACAAGAAAAGGTTCGGGTATTGCACATAAGGAATTTGGGATTGAGAGAGATTATTAACATAACTGAAAATGTGGATGTGGAACATGAAGCCACTCAACAGAGGTGAAAAAGATGAGAATGGAAGGTAAATTGGCAACACTGAGACCCATTGAAGTAACTGATGCCAAGAAATTCGTAGAACTTATCAATGATGAAAGAACAAAAGATTATCTCAGTGGCGTTTTTCCAATAAACGAATTCATGGAGGAAGAATGGATAAAAAAGAACGCCATTACCCATAACGCTGTGAATTTTGCAATAGAAGTGGGAGGCTATCTTGTCGGCTCAACAGGGCTGATGGCAATTGATTGGGTTGCGCGAAGTGCAGAGTATGGAATAGCAATCTTCGACCCTGCTTATTGGGACAAAGGAATCGGAACGGAAGTTACACACATGATGTTGAGATATGCTTTTGAATACCTGAATTTAAACAGAGTTTGGCTCCGAGTTTTTGAAAATAACCAGAGAGCTATAAGGGTGTATGAAAAGTGTGGATTTATTCAGGAAGGTAGAATGAGACAGGCTAGGTACTTGAAGGGGCAGTATATAGATGTAATAATCATGGGGATTCTTTCCGATGAGTACTGGAGAATGAAATCGGAATTTTGAAAGGCTCTTTAGTCTCTGCTTTGTGGAAAAAATTTAGGTTTTGTGATATAATGATTTATGATAGGAGTCAACTATGTAAAATTAAATTTTGAGTAGAAGACGAAAATGTATGATCGATGTTGAATTTCTCGCGCTTTTTCATCATAGCAAATATCGTCCTTAGCAATTTGTGCGCTACACTCATCATCGCTTTTTTGTATACTAACCCTTGCGCTCGTTTTCTTTGAAAATATGCTTTAAAATATTCGTTGTGTCTCACTACATTCACACTCATCAGCCAAATTATTCGTCTCAGGTGGGCATTGCCCCTTTTGGATATGCGGCTTTCTCCTTTGTGTTTGCCTGATTCATCTACGCTTGGGTCAAGCCCACAATAGGCAATTAGTTTTTTGTGTGTGCTAAATCTTGAAATATCGCCAACTTCGGCAAGAAAATACAGTGCGCTATTTTCACCAATTCCGTCAATTGACGTGAGTATTTCAACATCTTGATTAAGCGAAGCACATTTGCAATATTCTTTGAGCATCTCATCAAACTCATTAAGTTGCTGTTGTAAAAATCGAAGTTCCTTGATAGTTTGAATAAGAATCTTCTCTTTCACTGGCCAATACTGAGCGATGGAGTTGTTAGCAAGCTCTTTAAGAGTTTCTGGGGTAAGTTTTAACTTTCTACCGATTGTTTTTGAAAAGAAAACACGTAGAGAATCAATGGAGGCTTTTTGGATAGCTTTAGCAGAAGGGAAAGAAGAAAGCAAATCCAAGATAGCATCATTGTAGATGTTGGTCACTTTTTCAAGTTCAGGGAAGAGGAGAGAAAGAAGCTTTTCGATGTCGTTTTTGACTCTTGAGATTTGATGAGTGATGCTTTCCTTTTTCCTTGCAATATCCCGAAAATCTGAGTTGAGGAAAGAAGAAGTAGGAAGAAGATGATGGGTATAGAAGACGGTAAGAGCAATAGAGCGAGCATCGATTTTGTCAGTTTTAGTTTTCCTAAGCCCAACGGGAAGAGATTTGTTAACAAGCAAAGGATTAAGAACGACACAAGAGAAATCATTGAGAGAGAGGAAAGAAAGAAGGTTAAGATGGTAACAGCCAGTAGACTCCATAGCGATAAGGACAGAAGACTTAGGGAAAACGGAGAGCTTTTGAACAAAGGAGGAAAACCCTTGTTTGGACATATCGAAAGCAGATTCGAAGATGATAGAATTAGGATTTTGGATAGCACAGGCGTTGAACTTATGCTTGGAGATGTCAATACCGACAAAGATGGAGAAGTTTTGAGACATACTAAAACCTCCTTTCGATTGATAAGGTTAAAAGGCGAGGGCAGGGGCCTGCTGAACCAAACCTCCGGGGTGACGAGGGTTAAAAACCCAACCAACTTATCATGGTTAAAGGCAGGCGACAGACTCCTGTAATGGCTTGAAAGCCAAGGGACACTAAGTCGTCCTGCCCTGCCTATTTTTTGACTAAAATATTTATACCATACTTTTACGTAGGAGGTGAAAAAATGTTCTGGTATGACCCAACATTCATAATTTTAGTGCCAGCTCTTCTTTTATCTTTGTGGGCATCTATAACCGTTCAGTCACGGTTTGCTCAATATTCTCGAGTCAGATCTAGAATAGGAATGACAGGAGTCGAACTTGCCAGGTTCATCCTCGACTCAGCTGGACTTTACAATGTGAGTATAGAGAGAATTCAGGGTTCGTTAACAGACCACTATGACCCGCGGGAAAAAGTTGTAAGGCTCTCACAAGCAACATATAGTAGTGATTCTATTGCCGCACTTGGCGTTGTAGCGCACGAAATTGGACACGCTATACAAGACGCAAAAGGATATGTTCCACTTGTTATAAGAAATGCTATTGCACCTGTTGCTCAATTTTCTTCAAATCTTGCTTGGGTATTTTTCATAATAGGGATTGTTACCGGTGCCTTTGATCTGGCAAAGTTTGGAATAATACTTTTCTCAATAGCTGTTTTCTTCACTATAGCTACACTTCCTGTCGAATTTAACGCAAGTAGAAGAGCACTGCAGATTCTTGAAAAAAATTTGATGATGCCTGTTGATGAACTTAAGGGTGTTAAAGCTGTGCTCTCTGCAGCTGCAATGACCTATGTTGCTGCTATGCTTATGGCCGTTTTGCAACTCATAAGGATGATATTGATAGCAAGAAGAGATTAAAAACCATCAAAATTAACAATCAAGAAGCCACCTCAATAGCGAGGTGGCTTTTTTTATTTCTCGTTCAGCTGTTTAAGAACCTTTACTAGTATGTCGTAAAGTTCGGAAAATCCTGGAAAATATTCATTGAATATTTCTCCTTCCTGTTTTACAACTTCCCAATCTCCTCGCTTTACAGGACCAGTGAGTGCATCTTTTAAATTCTTAGAAGCTATGTTTTGACTAACGCTCTCAAAGAGTTTTGAGATAACCTTTCTTGAGAGTTCTTCTGAAAAACCAATGTCTGTGTAAAGCTTTTGGGAAAGATAAGCCAAAGCTACTGGGAAGTTGCTTGCGATAACTGCTGCCAAATGATATTCAGCTTTCTTTTCCTTAGGGATTAAAACATACTGCCCACCAAGAAGCTCAATTAAGTATTTCGCTATTTGGAGTCCTCTTTCCATTCCTTCAATACCAAACACAACGTCTTTAAAGTTATACCTTTCATTCGAAACTGCACAGTTCGGATGCATAGAAGCAGGAGACCAGCATTCCGGTAATATATCAGAAGGCAAAAATCCACTGAAATGGATAGCCACTACGTTTTTGTCAACTTTCTTTTCAATCAGCTTGCAAACATCGGGCAAAGCAGAATCGCTAACACCAAGTAAGATAGCTCCACTAAGTAGAAAGTCATCCTTGTATGTTTTTGCTTCTGCACCTATTTCTTTTGCTAAATTCTCCGCTTTACCTTTGTCACGTGATATAACATAACCAAATTTTACCTTTCCAAAGAGGTTCCTTGCTATTGAAGATGAAACATGACCAACACCTATTATGTTAATCTTAATCTCGCAAAGCTCAGAAATACTTCCGCTTAGTGGCATAATTTAAGATTTCTCCCCAACACGTGAGTGCTTTTGGCAAAATTTTGCAATCACATCCCTTACAACTTCTGAAACTTGTACAGCGTCTGTCAAATTCTGATTCGATAGAATTTCAACAATACCTTTGTTTATAATCACTTCTGCATGTTTCTTTATACGTCGCTTAGCCCTCTCATTTATTTCTCCTGTGTCTTTCAATTTAATTTTGTGGTTCTCGATTTCTCTGTGAAGTTCTTCAATTCCCTTCCCTGAAGTTGCAACCGTTAGTACTATCGGTTTTGAAGACTCAGAAAACTGGAGAACCATCTCGAGGTTTACTTTAAGTATGTGCGCACCTTCCAGGTCTGACTTGTTAATGACAAATATGTCGGCTATCTCCATAATACCAGCTTTCATAAGCTGTATTTCATCACCAGCAGCTGGGGAAAGGACTAATACAACCGTATCAGCAACATAAGCTATATCAACTTCGCTTTGGCCAGCACCTACGGTCTCGATAATAATGTAATCAAACCCGTAGAGTTTGTAAAGGGTAATTACTCCAAAGACAGCATCATTTAGTCCTCCAACGTTCCCTCGACTGCCCATGCTTCTGATAAAAACATTATCATCGGTAAAATGTCTCTTCATTCTTATACGGTCACCCAGAAGTGCTCCTCCTGTGAACGGGCTCGAAGGGTCTACGGCTATTATCCCAACTTCTTTGCCTTCTGACCTTAGTTTGACAACATAAGCATCTGTTAATGTGCTTTTCCCAGCGCCTGGACTGCCTGTGAAGCCGACTATGTGTGAACTGTTTTTAGTCAGCGTATCTTTGTATTTTTCTTCAATATGAAAAATGAGCTCGGGGTTGTTTTCTATAAGCGTGATAGCCCTTGCAAGAGCAAGCTGGTTCTTTTCATTTATTCTTTCCGCCAAAGATAAGATGGTTTCAATTTCGCTGTTAACAAAATCTTTCCATTTTTTCTCCATTTATCAAGCTACTCCTTGTCCAACAACTTCTTGAACTTTCTTCACAATTTCTGATATTGGGGTGCCAGGTCCAAAGACGGCAGCAATTCCCATTTTTAAAAGTTGTTCTGCATCGTCTGGAGGGATGATCCCGCCTACGAAAACTGGTACATGGAAGTTGTACTGCTCCATCAACTCTAAAACCTTTCTGCATATGCTCATATGCGCACCTGATAGTATCGACAAGCCTATTACATCAACATCCTCCTGAATAGCCGCTTTGACTATTTCTTCGGGTGTTTGACGTAAGCCTGTATAAATTACCTCCATACCCGCATCTCTTAAACCTCTTGCAACAACTTTTGCGCCTCTGTCATGACCATCAAGACCCGGTTTGGCTATGAGGACGCGGATTTTCTTATCCATATCCCATCTCCCCTTTCTGCAAAAGAAATCCGCAATATTTTGATTTTTAACTGTCCTTTTTTATTTTAGCATGAGCGGTGATAATTTCAAACTCGTTTGTCTTTAGGACTAGTCCTTTTCAAAAGCTGTGAAATCGAAAAAATGAGAATTACTTTTCTTTTTAGAAATTTGCCAATACAAAGCGATATTTAAGCTATTTTTCCTTGTCTCATAATTCATGTACATATTTCTACCGCAAATGTTCAACAGTGTCACTTTATTAATAGCCCGTAAAAATTAACGTAAATAATATTTAAGTATTGTCACGATGTAAATTAAAATACTAAGAGTATAATATTTTGACGCATGTAAAACGTAACTCATGTGAAAAGGGGTACTATTTCATTATTATTCCATCCAGTGATAGTTTGTAGTTGTTACACATCAGGCGTTGGGGGAGTGGTGGCACTTGATCCGGCTTTTGGGGGATTTTTACATTGACGAACTTCCTGATTGTAAGCTCTCAAAAAGTGAGCTTATAGTTTTTTCTTATCTTATTGTAAAAAGACAGGCGTGGTTAACAGAGGTCCTCAACATTCTTGAAGCTAGTGATTCTTATGATGAATCATATGTTAGGAAAATATTAAAAAACTTAGATAGAAAATTGAACGGCTACTTTAAGGTTGATTTGTTAAAACATTCAAAGATTATCATAGAGCACTCTATTAATGCTGACATTAACATCCTTCAATCACAGATCGAAGCACTTAATACGAGAAAGCAAGAATTCCAAGAAGCTGTTACACAAATCTTGGAACTTTACAAGGGAGATTTTTTACCTTTTCTGGACAACCCATGGATAGTTTCTTTCAGAAATCTTTTGAGGTCTCTTGTTTTCTCTGTGTTTTCGAAAGCTTATTTTAACCCTGAAATTCCTGGTCAAATAAAGATTAGGCTTTTAAGGATTTTACCGGAATTTTATTTATCAGCAGTGAATTCCGCTGTTTTTAAGTTGATATCTGAAGGATTTGAATTTTCTATAGCTGATAGTGTTTTCGATTTTTCGGAAGGTTTGACTGTTGTTAAATTAAAAGTCAAAGAACCAGAGATTCTAAATCAGATACTCTCTAAAGGCAAGAAAGCTTCCATACTTAGTGACACTGAAATTCTTCTTTTAGTTGAATCGGAAGCAGCAAAAGAACTTCTTACTGTTCGCAGCGTTAAATAACCAATTAAGAGTGTCGAGGAATCAAAAAAAGACAACAGAGGTGAGAACGTGCTTTATATCAAATTTTTCGGAGATTGGAAAGTCTATAAAGATGGAAATGAGTTTAATGATTTCACTTCAAAAAAAGCTTTAAAGCTTTTGTTTTACATTCTGCTTTCTAATAGAAGTAAGGTTTCTGTCGAAGAGCTTTCGAGAACTTTCTGGCCCGGTTACGGCCCTGATTATTTTAAAAAGAATTTGAATGCCCAACTTTACTATATCAGAAAAGATTTAGAAATTCCTTACAATTATTTGAGGAACGAGAGAGGCTATGTATTTATTGACCTCAGCTACTTTCCGAGTGATTACAGCGAGTTTATGAAAGCTATCGATAACGCTGATGCAAAAAGAGCTTCAGAATTATATACAGGTTTGTTACTTGATGGTCTTGAAGATGATTGGGTGAGAAAACACCGGGTTAGGTGTCAAAGACTTTACGAGGAGCTTCTCAAGGTAAGTTCTAAGACTGAAACGGAAAATTCAAAAGTGACTGTTTCATCGATTTTGAAAGCTAAGATATTGCTGGAACATCAAAAAGCTACCCGTGAGAAGTATTTTATACCGATTGAATTAAAAAAGGGCTATGTTAAAGAAATCAGGGTTCGAAAAGGAGATATAGTCCTTGATTTAGGCGATAAACTTTTTTTGATACTTGAGCGGGGTAAAAAAAGCTCAGAAGAAGTAGTTTTTGGTTTCGCTAAAAGGCTAGGATTAGACCTAAGTTACGTGGTCTTTCTTTCAGAGGAAGATGTTCTGAATCAAATCGATTCAAATATCGCGTAAGGAGATGGTGGAATGGTTAAGAAGTTTGGTGGTTTTATTTTTGTGTTTTTTCTAGTAAAACTTGTATTCGCATTAGAAATATCCCCCAGCCTAATATATCAAATTGATACTTCGAAATATCAATTTACATATGACTTCCTTATAAAAAACGACATTCCTGCTGAGTCGCAAATAACAATAGAAGTTATAGACTTTATAACTGACGGCAGAAGCTATTCATTTGACGACCCTGATTATAAATACAGTCTCAAAAAATACGTTCAAGTTACTGACAAGTCTTTCATCTTGGCGGTCAATGAACAAAAGTCAATCAAGGTTGAGTTCAACGTTCCACAAAATTTCCCCGGTGCAACAGGTGTTTTCGCTCTCAAGATAACGCAAGAAAGTGTCTCAGGAGGAAGGATACAGGTTAGGTTGAATTATATTGTGCCGTTCTTTGTAAGGTTCACGAATATACCTGTGTATCAGTCCTTAGTTATCAATGATATATCCGTCAAAGACCTTCTGACTGAACCTGATGAAAAATACGGTGACTACGGTTCAATAATAACGTTGGAAATCGAGAACAAAGGTAACATTGCCTTCATACCAAAAGGGAGCATCCAAATCTCATCCAGAACTCTTAGAGCGATTATTGCAGAACTTCCCCTAGATTCCTTTGACTTTGTAGTCTTTCCTGAAAGAAAAACTTTTTACTCAATATTTGTACCGTACATTCTACCTTCAGGAACTATTGATGTTTTGCTCACCGGAAAATCTTACGGGCAGGATTTTAGTATAAGTGGGGCAAAAGAATTGAAGACAGAGAACCAGTTCCTACTTATCCAAACAGCGCCAGATATAGTCTTGTTTTCGGACAATACTAAGAGTGTTACACAGAGTCTGGTTTTAAAAAACCTCTCACCCTACAAAGAAACGTTGCAAGCTAGTATTTCCGAAAATTTTATCTCATTCTTACCAAAGAAATTTACAGTCTACCCATATAGAGAAGTCACCGTTAACATTAAAAATAACCTCAAAGATTTTAACTTCACAGGTGACAAGATATATTTGATTGAGCTCTCTATAGACTCGGGACGAAATATCAGAAATGTCTCGCCAAGTTATGTGGTACTACGTGGAAAGAGCATAACTCCATCATTAAAAGCCTCTCTTAACTCTTCTCAAACAAATTCCATACTCAGTGTTCAGAATACCGGAGACTGTCTTTTGCAGTTCAATGTTCTTTACAATAACCGAATGCTTAACGAAACACCCATAACAATATTTCCAGGGCAGGCGATAAATTTGGATCTCGAAAGGGTTGTTAGGGGAAATCTTTTGAAAATAGAATATTTTCCATACGGAGACCAAAAGAAATACATCTTCGATGACTTTTGATAAATTCTTGTTTTGACAGATTGGGGGAACATAAATGAACAGGGGGTTTATATTGCTTTCTTTGTTAATCTTTTTTGCAACTAGGATTTTAGCAATCGAAATATCATTTTTCAATACAAATCTTAAAGATGCACTCAATATGCTTTCTGTAGATACAGGTGCTGTAATTATATATGAACCTTCAATAAGCGGTGCCATTAGTATACAAGTCGAGGCAGAATCTCTCGAAAAAGTTTTAGATCTTTTGTTAATGCCTTACAGCTACTATTGGACAAAAGTGGATGGTGTATATTTCGTAGGAAATTCAAATCCTAACTCCAGCGGTTTTACAAACGTTGCAAGAACCTATCAAATTCCTCTGAGATACAACTCCGCAGAAACAATTATGAAATCCCTTCCTAAGGCTTTCCAAGATTATATTCTCAACCCTGTCAACCAGAATAGCCTACTTGTCTATGCCCCTCCACCGTTAGTTTCAAAAATAGCGTCCTCCATCTCCCAAATAGACTTACCAAGTAGAGGTGAAGAAGTGTACGTAAAAATAATAGATGTGAGCGAGCGCTTTCTGAATTCATATCTAATTGACGTTGGAATACAACCTTCCGTTGCTGGTACAAGCTATATGCTAAACTTTTTTCAAATACCAGTTCTCAGCACAAATCTCTATTTCATTTTGAATCTATCAAATTCTAATATCGACGTTACCGATTTAGAAGTGCTCTATGAAGGAAGGATTAAAGCATTTGACAGCGCTCAAAGTAAGTTATCAGCTCAACGCAACTTCACAACCACGAGGTATGTAGATGGGAAATTAACAAGTGTAACGACTCAAGCTAACGTAGAACTTTCAATTGTTCCCAGATTTTTGTACAACAACTGCGTGCTAGATTTATCAATCAGAATAGAAGGCTTCCCCTCTGTCAATGAAATGAATACTGAAACCCGTGGGACTTCTTTACAAACTACTTTAAGCGTAGAATACAACAAACCTTACGTTGTCGGTATATTTAGTTACGAAAGAGTTGTTCAGAAGGAAGGTGGTGTCAGCTTTTTAAAAGATTTACCCATTATCGGTTGGCTTTTTAAGAGGTTTTATAACGAATCTGAAAAGCGATACATTGTTTTCCTATTGTCCATAGGTTCAGACTTAGGAAAAAATAACTTGGTTGGTGATTCGAAATGAGGACTATTAAATTGACCATTTTAATTGTTTTTACCTTTTTTGTAATTTTTGATGCCACTGTTCTTGCTTTAACTGCTAATTTTTCAAATATACCTCTTTCTGAATTTTTGAATTACATATCATCTCAAGAAAAATTGAATTTTGTTTATCCATCCAAGCTGGGAAACGTACCAATCTCAGTTGACCTTCAAAATGTAGATGTCGAAACTGCCTTGAGAATGGTTTTATTACCGCTAAGATTTGACTATGAAAAGGTCAGTAACGATACTTATTTGATAATTGACCTCTCTTCCTATGCTCACATGCCAAATTATGTATCAGTATACGAACCACGTTACACAGACCCTAAAACATTAAGAGTAATACTTCAAAAGATTGGAATTGAGAGTTTTCTTTTGAATGGCAAACTGGTCTACTACACAAGCACTAAAAATCAGCTATCACAAGTGGCTGATTTATTAGCCAATCTCGATGTAACTGAAAGTATTTCTTCGCACATGCTTTTGGTCAAATTTAGCTACTTTTCATTATCTGAATTCCACTTGTTGAAAGAAATTTCAGCGGAAGATTTCGGAAAAATACTTTTCAAAGAAAAATACAAAAGCCTTTTACAGGATACACATTATGTTTTGTTTAACTATTCTTCTGAAAAACAAAACTCTAATCTTGAAGAATTTTCGGCAAGAGAACCATCACATGAATCTATCCCAGAGTCGATTCTAGCAAAGTTCGAATTTAACGAACATGATATTAAGGTAAAGCTTGAACTTTTAAGAAAAAATGAGAGTACCATCTTGAAGGTTTTAAACGACCTCACGGAATCTGAGTTACCACTTTCTGAAATAACGGATGGAGAAAACTTAAATGAAACTTTTGAAAATGTCGTGTTTTTAAAGTCAGGTAACTTCGTTGTTGGCATACAAGCTTACAAAATCGATGCTCGTTCTTTATTAATCAATGAAAATACAATATCCATGATTTCTAATAAGGATTTTAGAAAAGTTCAGAGTAACGTTTTACAAAATTCATTTGAAGTTACGATCAACGCATCCGTTACGGAAGTAACCATAGCAAACGAAAATAAAAGGTTCTATATGAAATTAACAAACAACTCGCAAAATGGATGGACAGACTGGAATGTACAATCCACAGGTGTTTTAGTAAAAATTTTGGATAAAACCTACGCCGGTGTTCTGTTTAACTTGTTTGATAACACTCTGTATTTAGTAATAGATGACGAAATCAACATTTTC contains these protein-coding regions:
- a CDS encoding GNAT family N-acetyltransferase, with the protein product MRMEGKLATLRPIEVTDAKKFVELINDERTKDYLSGVFPINEFMEEEWIKKNAITHNAVNFAIEVGGYLVGSTGLMAIDWVARSAEYGIAIFDPAYWDKGIGTEVTHMMLRYAFEYLNLNRVWLRVFENNQRAIRVYEKCGFIQEGRMRQARYLKGQYIDVIIMGILSDEYWRMKSEF
- a CDS encoding ABC transporter ATP-binding protein, giving the protein MIKFENISHQFKDKKALENINGIIDDGEVVAIIGENGSGKSTLLNVVATFIKPSSGKLIYNDMNVFERKENIEKFRELISYVSEKSTFIPELTLRDNLLYFKSVFSSQRCIHDIAMHVKIDNLLDENPNKLSKGQKQRFALAISLLKDAKIILLDEPAEGLDIETKQIVKDLVKEFKEKSCIVFYVTHDEDELEEVCDKIIALKDGKIKFFGTVDEFWKTYEKFYSVTFEPPENPGKKLTRIMNIDELKIAQEKVRVLHIRNLGLREIINITENVDVEHEATQQR
- a CDS encoding type II secretion system protein GspD — its product is MNRGFILLSLLIFFATRILAIEISFFNTNLKDALNMLSVDTGAVIIYEPSISGAISIQVEAESLEKVLDLLLMPYSYYWTKVDGVYFVGNSNPNSSGFTNVARTYQIPLRYNSAETIMKSLPKAFQDYILNPVNQNSLLVYAPPPLVSKIASSISQIDLPSRGEEVYVKIIDVSERFLNSYLIDVGIQPSVAGTSYMLNFFQIPVLSTNLYFILNLSNSNIDVTDLEVLYEGRIKAFDSAQSKLSAQRNFTTTRYVDGKLTSVTTQANVELSIVPRFLYNNCVLDLSIRIEGFPSVNEMNTETRGTSLQTTLSVEYNKPYVVGIFSYERVVQKEGGVSFLKDLPIIGWLFKRFYNESEKRYIVFLLSIGSDLGKNNLVGDSK
- the meaB gene encoding methylmalonyl Co-A mutase-associated GTPase MeaB; the protein is MEKKWKDFVNSEIETILSLAERINEKNQLALARAITLIENNPELIFHIEEKYKDTLTKNSSHIVGFTGSPGAGKSTLTDAYVVKLRSEGKEVGIIAVDPSSPFTGGALLGDRIRMKRHFTDDNVFIRSMGSRGNVGGLNDAVFGVITLYKLYGFDYIIIETVGAGQSEVDIAYVADTVVLVLSPAAGDEIQLMKAGIMEIADIFVINKSDLEGAHILKVNLEMVLQFSESSKPIVLTVATSGKGIEELHREIENHKIKLKDTGEINERAKRRIKKHAEVIINKGIVEILSNQNLTDAVQVSEVVRDVIAKFCQKHSRVGEKS
- a CDS encoding AfsR/SARP family transcriptional regulator, which codes for MLYIKFFGDWKVYKDGNEFNDFTSKKALKLLFYILLSNRSKVSVEELSRTFWPGYGPDYFKKNLNAQLYYIRKDLEIPYNYLRNERGYVFIDLSYFPSDYSEFMKAIDNADAKRASELYTGLLLDGLEDDWVRKHRVRCQRLYEELLKVSSKTETENSKVTVSSILKAKILLEHQKATREKYFIPIELKKGYVKEIRVRKGDIVLDLGDKLFLILERGKKSSEEVVFGFAKRLGLDLSYVVFLSEEDVLNQIDSNIA
- a CDS encoding Rossmann-like and DUF2520 domain-containing protein; translated protein: MPLSGSISELCEIKINIIGVGHVSSSIARNLFGKVKFGYVISRDKGKAENLAKEIGAEAKTYKDDFLLSGAILLGVSDSALPDVCKLIEKKVDKNVVAIHFSGFLPSDILPECWSPASMHPNCAVSNERYNFKDVVFGIEGMERGLQIAKYLIELLGGQYVLIPKEKKAEYHLAAVIASNFPVALAYLSQKLYTDIGFSEELSRKVISKLFESVSQNIASKNLKDALTGPVKRGDWEVVKQEGEIFNEYFPGFSELYDILVKVLKQLNEK
- a CDS encoding cobalamin B12-binding domain-containing protein encodes the protein MDKKIRVLIAKPGLDGHDRGAKVVARGLRDAGMEVIYTGLRQTPEEIVKAAIQEDVDVIGLSILSGAHMSICRKVLELMEQYNFHVPVFVGGIIPPDDAEQLLKMGIAAVFGPGTPISEIVKKVQEVVGQGVA
- a CDS encoding type II secretion system protein, with product MRRGFTLIELLIVMSIIAALMSVATPLGLNAIAQAKATNVAANFRTLQQALVQMITLEPNPPKNPDADILQYLYEQKYISTKPLGFEVRYNEERKAYIIKYTQSDIDPLKVKNVYSSIEIDDATGQLVLYVPLP
- a CDS encoding IS110 family RNA-guided transposase codes for the protein MSQNFSIFVGIDISKHKFNACAIQNPNSIIFESAFDMSKQGFSSFVQKLSVFPKSSVLIAMESTGCYHLNLLSFLSLNDFSCVVLNPLLVNKSLPVGLRKTKTDKIDARSIALTVFYTHHLLPTSSFLNSDFRDIARKKESITHQISRVKNDIEKLLSLLFPELEKVTNIYNDAILDLLSSFPSAKAIQKASIDSLRVFFSKTIGRKLKLTPETLKELANNSIAQYWPVKEKILIQTIKELRFLQQQLNEFDEMLKEYCKCASLNQDVEILTSIDGIGENSALYFLAEVGDISRFSTHKKLIAYCGLDPSVDESGKHKGESRISKRGNAHLRRIIWLMSVNVVRHNEYFKAYFQRKRAQGLVYKKAMMSVAHKLLRTIFAMMKKREKFNIDHTFSSSTQNLILHS
- a CDS encoding zinc metallopeptidase, translating into MFWYDPTFIILVPALLLSLWASITVQSRFAQYSRVRSRIGMTGVELARFILDSAGLYNVSIERIQGSLTDHYDPREKVVRLSQATYSSDSIAALGVVAHEIGHAIQDAKGYVPLVIRNAIAPVAQFSSNLAWVFFIIGIVTGAFDLAKFGIILFSIAVFFTIATLPVEFNASRRALQILEKNLMMPVDELKGVKAVLSAAAMTYVAAMLMAVLQLIRMILIARRD